The region TTTCTTCTTCTAATTTTTCACGCTTTTGGTAATAACTAGTCAAGAGTTCCTGAACCTGAGCCAACTCTTCTTCTGTCGATTCTAGTTCAGTCTTATTTTCCTTAATTTGAGCAACCAGAACGTCTAAATAAATAGCCTTACGTTGACCTTCCAAGTCTAAAAACTTACGGGCATTTTCAGCTTGCTTCTCAAGAGGCTTGATTTGATTGTCCAACTCGTAGATAATGTCTTCAAGACGATCCAGATTATCCTGAGTTTGTTGCAATTTGCTCTCAGTCTCTTTTCTACGAGTCTTGTATTTCAAAACTCCAGCAGCTTCTTCAAAAATAGCTCTGCGTTCTTCAGGCTTGGAGTTGAAAATCTCCTCAACCTTCCCTTGGGAAATGATAGAGAAGGAATCTCGTCCCAAACCTGTATCCATGAAAAGATCATGAATATCACGAAGACGAACTTTCTTGCCGTCAATCTTGTATTCGCTATCACCACTACGATAGATATGGCGTTCTACCCTGATTTCTTGACCTGCATCCTTGATAAATCCGTCATGATTATCGAGAGTCACAACTACAGAAGCATAATTGAGCGGTTTGCGACTCTCTGTTCCGGCAAAGATGACATCCGGCATCTTGCCTCCACGGAGACTCTTAACACTTGACTCCCCCAAAGCCCAACGCAGACTTTCTGTAATATTGGACTTTCCAGATCCATTGGGACCAACAACTGCAGTCACTCCTTGGTCAAAAACGACCTTAGTCTTGTCAGCAAAAGACTTGAATCCCTGAATTTCGATTTCCTTTAAATACATGAATCCAGCCCTTTCTCAACGGCATTTTTGGCAGCTTCCTGCTCTGCTAGTTTCTTAGAACGACCTTGACCTTGACCAATGCTCTTACCTTCGACAAGAACTTCTACATCAAAGACCTTATCGTGGGCAGGACCCGTTTCAGAAATCACCTGATAACGAATAGCTACATCGCCATTGACCTGAAGTAACTCTTGGAGATGGGTTTTGTAGTCTGTAATCATCTCAAACTCTCCTGCTTCAACCTTAGGAATCATGACTTGATAGATAAATTCCTTGACCTTGGCCACATCCTTGTCCAAAAGGAGGGCACCAAGAAAAGCTTCAAAGGCATCACCAAGAATGGTGTCACGATTGCGTCCACCAGACTTTTCTTCCCCCTTACCCAGCTTGATAAACTGATCAAACTGGCAATCACGCGCAAAACCAGCCAAACTCTCCTCGCGGACAATCATGGCACGGAGTTTGGACAAATCACCCTCAGGTTTTTTAGGGTATTTTTTATACAGATATTCTGAAATCAATAACTGTAGAACAGCGTCTCCTAAAAATTCCAAGCGTTCATTGTGTGAAATTTTTAAGAGGCGGTGCTCATTGGCATAACTCGTATGAGTAAAGGCAGTCTCCAGTAAATTTTTGTCTGCAAATTCGATTGCAAAATGGTTCTTTAGTACAGTTTGTAATTCTTTCATACCAACCTCTTTCTAACTGATAACAGTCCTCTTTATTATATCAAAAAAAGCCCCCTGAGTCACTTTAAAACGGGACTGGAGAACATTTGGGAATTCTTTAAAAAGAGATTTTCAGTTTTAAGGGCCAATTTAGGGCTGTGTAAAGAAAAAAGCCCTATTAAAGGCTTTTTAGGATGTTTACATCCACCCTGAGGGAATCGAACCCCCATCTCAAGAACCGGAATCTTACGTGATATCCATTACACTAAGGGTGGAAACTTGTTTTATTATAACAGAAATTTGCTCTAATAACAAGTTTTTTTCTAGACGGATAGCCCGTCTTAATGGGAAGCATCCCCATTCCAGATGGAGTTTTTCACGATAACATAATCAACATGTTTAAGGTCAGCAACCTGACGTCCACCTGCATAAGAAATAGCACTTTGAAGGTCTTGTTCCATCTCAGTTAAAGTGTCTTGCAGATGTCCTTTAGCAGGAAGTAAGATGCGTTTTCCTTCAACGTTTTTATAAGCACCTTTTTGATATTGTGAAGCTGAACCGTAGTATTCTTTGAATTGTTCACCATCAACTTCGATTGTTTTCCCTGGACTTTCGATGTGCCCTGCGAAGAGAGAACCAATCATGACCATGCTGGCACCGAAACGGATAGACTTGGCAATATCGCCATGAGTACGAATTCCACCATCAGCGATAATCGGTTTACGTGCAGCCTTAGCACACCAGCGTAGAGCAGCCAACTGCCAACCACCTGTACCAAAACCAGTCTTAACCTTGGTGATACAAACTTTACCAGGTCCAATTCCAACCTTAGTAGCATCTGCACCAGCATTTTCCAATTCACGCACAGCTTCTGGTGTTCCCACATTTCCAGCAATGACAAATGTATCTGGCAGTTCTTTCTTGATGTGTTGAATCATAGAAATCACGCTATCCGCATGACCATGGGCAATGTCAATTGTGATGTATTCCGGAGCATCAGATTTGAGCTGGCTAACGAAATCATACTCATAATCCTTAACACCGACAGAGATAGAAACAATAAGCCCTTGCTCATGCATGCGCTTAATAAAAGGAATACGTCCTGCCTCATCAAAACGGTGCATAATGTAGAAGTAACCACCTTTAGCCAGTTGCTCTGCTACATTTTCATCCAAAATCGTCTGCATATTAGCTGGCACAACAGGTAGTTTAAAGGTGTGATTTCCTAGAGTGACACTTGTATCCGCTTCTGCACGGCTTTTAATCACACATTTATTTGGAATCAATTGAATATCTTCGTAATCAAAAATTGGAAATTCATTTAACATATCGATGTCTCGTTTCTTTTGTAATGACCTACCTATGCTCTCGCATCACTACGCCTTTTCCGACGTTTCCTTAATTAATTATAAACCAAAGTACAGTTTTTGTCAAATTATTTTATAAACTGAAATATAATGTTCGGATTTTATTGTATAAATAACAAAATAAAGTTCCTAAGGAATCGTTAGGTCTCATTGAATAAAATCTAAAGCAGATTCAAGATTTTTTTCAAACCTCCCTTAAAACAATGCTCAAGAATAAAGAAAAAATCTTTTAACGATCTTCATTTAGCGTAGTCTAATACAAATTAAAAAAATTTAACAATATCATTAAGTATCTCAAAAGCTTTAAATTTAGTTTGAAAAACTTTGATAACTATGAGAAAAGTATTTTCAATGCTCTCAACACAAAAAAGAAAGGACTAAATTTGGTCCTTTCTAGATGTTAGTTTTTCTTCAATCCACTGTAATCGACAACGGGACTGGTTATCTTCAGTCTGAAGAAAACAACTATTCTATCCTTTTTACTTGCGTTTCTTCTTCGCTTTTTTCATTTTATTCGCCATGCGTTTCATTGACTGTTTCATAGCAAATTCACCGATTTTACCTTTTAGTCCGCCACCAAACATTTGGCTCATATCTGGCATTCCTGCTCCTCCGAGAGCTGATAGGTCAGGCATGCCGCCTTGTCCCATCATTCCTTCAAGGGCAGACATATCCATTCCTCCCATATTTGGCATATTTTTAGGAAGGTTGTTTGGATTGATTCCCATCTGCTTCATCATCTTGTTCATATCTCCAGACATAACACCCTGCATGAGCTGTTTAGCCTGGTTAAAGTCCTTGATGAATTTATTGACTTCGACAAAGGTATTTCCAGAACCAGCAGCAATACGACGGCGACGGCCTGGATTTAACAAATCTGGATTTTCACGTTCTTCAGGTGTCATGGAAGACACGATGGCACGTTTGCGAGCAATCTGGCGCTCATCCACCTTCATATTTTGAAGGGCTGGATTGTTGGCCATACCTGGAATCATCTTGAGCAAGTCTTCCATCGGCCCCATATTTTGCACCTGATCCAACTGATCAATGAAATCATTGAAATCAAAGGTGTTTTCGCGCATCTTCTCAGCCATTTCAAGGGCTTTTTGCTCATCGTATTCCTGAGAAGCTTTCTCAATCAAAGTGAGCATATCCCCCATACCAAGGATACGGCTAGACATGCGATCTGGGTGGAAGGTTTCAATGTCCGTAATCTTTTCACCTGTACCAGTGAACTTGATTGGTTTTCCAGTAATGTGTCGAACAGATAGGGCAGCACCACCACGAGTATCGCCATCAATCTTAGTAAGGATAACCCCAGTCACTTCTAACTGAGCATTGAACT is a window of Streptococcus mitis DNA encoding:
- the rnc gene encoding ribonuclease III, producing the protein MKELQTVLKNHFAIEFADKNLLETAFTHTSYANEHRLLKISHNERLEFLGDAVLQLLISEYLYKKYPKKPEGDLSKLRAMIVREESLAGFARDCQFDQFIKLGKGEEKSGGRNRDTILGDAFEAFLGALLLDKDVAKVKEFIYQVMIPKVEAGEFEMITDYKTHLQELLQVNGDVAIRYQVISETGPAHDKVFDVEVLVEGKSIGQGQGRSKKLAEQEAAKNAVEKGLDSCI
- a CDS encoding GMP reductase, which produces MLNEFPIFDYEDIQLIPNKCVIKSRAEADTSVTLGNHTFKLPVVPANMQTILDENVAEQLAKGGYFYIMHRFDEAGRIPFIKRMHEQGLIVSISVGVKDYEYDFVSQLKSDAPEYITIDIAHGHADSVISMIQHIKKELPDTFVIAGNVGTPEAVRELENAGADATKVGIGPGKVCITKVKTGFGTGGWQLAALRWCAKAARKPIIADGGIRTHGDIAKSIRFGASMVMIGSLFAGHIESPGKTIEVDGEQFKEYYGSASQYQKGAYKNVEGKRILLPAKGHLQDTLTEMEQDLQSAISYAGGRQVADLKHVDYVIVKNSIWNGDASH
- the ffh gene encoding signal recognition particle protein; its protein translation is MAFESLTERLQNVFKNLRKKGKISEADVQEATKEIRLALLEADVALPVVKDFIKKVRERAVGHEVIDTLNPAQQIIKIVDEELTAVLGSDTAEIIKSPKIPTIIMMVGLQGAGKTTFAGKLANKLKKEENARPLMIAADIYRPAAIDQLKTLGQQIDVPVFALGTEVPAVEIVRQGLEQAQANHNDYVLIDTAGRLQIDELLMNELRDVKALAQPNEILLVVDAMIGQEAANVAREFNAQLEVTGVILTKIDGDTRGGAALSVRHITGKPIKFTGTGEKITDIETFHPDRMSSRILGMGDMLTLIEKASQEYDEQKALEMAEKMRENTFDFNDFIDQLDQVQNMGPMEDLLKMIPGMANNPALQNMKVDERQIARKRAIVSSMTPEERENPDLLNPGRRRRIAAGSGNTFVEVNKFIKDFNQAKQLMQGVMSGDMNKMMKQMGINPNNLPKNMPNMGGMDMSALEGMMGQGGMPDLSALGGAGMPDMSQMFGGGLKGKIGEFAMKQSMKRMANKMKKAKKKRK